In Helianthus annuus cultivar XRQ/B chromosome 9, HanXRQr2.0-SUNRISE, whole genome shotgun sequence, the following are encoded in one genomic region:
- the LOC110910061 gene encoding classical arabinogalactan protein 9 yields the protein MKNAVVFAFICAIVAAVGAQSPASSPTNAPPSTVVTTPPAASPSAVPVAPVKAPAKAPVAAPPTAPVTAPPTAPVTAPPAATPVSTPPAPVPVSSPPPAVESPPVPEPVPAPETSPAPEAAAPAPSKKKGKKNIAPSPAPSSDSLAPGPSTDAAPAPGPASADVADENGAYKLKSVHMAVGSLVVALAAFSLF from the exons ATGAAGAACGCTGTCGTTTTCGCATTCATCTGTGCCATTGTCGCCGCTGTCGGAGCTCAATCTCCGGCTTCTTCGCCTACAAATGCGCCACCGTCAACCGTCGTAACAACGCCGCCTGCTGCGTCACCTTCTGCTGTTCCAGTAGCTCCGGTGAAAGCTCCGGCGAAGGCTCCGGTGGCAGCTCCTCCAACTGCTCCTGTGACAGCTCCTCCAACGGCTCCTGTGACTGCTCCTCCTGCTGCGACTCCGGTGAGCACTCCTCCTGCTCCGGTGCCGGTGAGTTCTCCACCACCAGCGGTTGAGTCACCTCCGGTTCCTGAACCAGTTCCCGCACCCGAGACTTCTCCGGCTCCTGAGGCTGCTGCCCCGGCGCCTAGCAAGAAGAAGGGAAAGAAGAACATTGCACCATCGCCCGCGCCTTCTTCCGATTCGCTCGCTCCTGGACCGAGCACTGACGCTGCGCCCGCTCCTGGTCCCGCATCAGCCGATGTCGCTGATGAG AACGGAGCATACAAATTGAAGAGTGTGCATATGGCGGTGGGAAGCTTGGTGGTGGCATTGGCTGCCTTCAGCTTGTTCTAG